In a single window of the Desulfovibrio mangrovi genome:
- a CDS encoding tetratricopeptide repeat protein encodes MYTSSMKAQQDIFTGTRTRLTRHDLITYDHLLADAVSRFLPFKSYSLYFPKGRQSAEAVWDAPDRKVLMPLMLQGELLGVFVARGVSMRGRRGMLPLLTGMGELALEKLRLYKMSITDPATGLFSRQYLKQAICREVELIRECFRPAGDGCCDINASSAEGGYHACMGVVTFAFDSMKNVIRDYGFIFADELIVLLADTLVASAPESALVSRTGDYEFTMFIPGGTVSICRKVAKEAVRALRDVRLVHELTDDNVGVNACAGYAAYPQDFEGYLFEREISEQARLLLRKSRIAAGIAGEKGVGEAMEYVMGYNRILVEGGKVLETMPMSRVMVSLGRSMGAREGGRYSVWSTEYDSRKIASAENGGNGRNGAKSPMYKGEIVLMEIRETQALAEIMHLGDPTWAIEPGDRITLMPEEKGIAAPSDSEEAHLDPITGLYRHRDFLARFSRERETCETFAVALLRLTGADRGYGNRASHAEQLVAEAAEVCRSILGAGVLGGRYGLNSLIYFHANVTPAQMREQYTFLCETLDAKLQIESAAGVACHPFLSYRRADSLENCLKALEYAMLCPKPKVGIMDSLALNISADKLFSKGDTFEAIEEYKRALLADSGNTMAWNSLGVCYAGLGRPQEARKQFEQALQRNRKDVMALYNLGNVCHTMGEVKAAREFYRKCLKQDPSHFFALIRLGQLSEAEKKYSIARQYYNRAAKLEENQALVQRHLARLCMRQGRLDEARECLHQALIHNPQDALALQLMAKLYLDGGEDPEIAEVLARQAAALRPDLKSAWLELARAFEARGKHQDAREALLKAGAL; translated from the coding sequence AGCATGAAGGCGCAACAGGATATTTTCACCGGCACGCGGACTCGTCTGACACGGCATGACCTGATCACTTACGACCATCTCCTCGCGGATGCTGTCAGCCGTTTTCTTCCCTTCAAATCATACAGTCTCTACTTCCCCAAGGGCAGGCAGTCAGCCGAGGCCGTGTGGGATGCGCCGGATCGCAAGGTCCTGATGCCACTGATGCTGCAGGGTGAGTTGCTCGGCGTGTTCGTGGCACGTGGGGTGAGCATGCGCGGACGGCGGGGTATGCTGCCGCTTCTGACCGGTATGGGAGAGTTGGCGCTCGAAAAGCTGCGGCTCTACAAGATGAGCATTACCGATCCTGCCACGGGCCTGTTCTCGCGGCAGTATCTCAAGCAGGCCATCTGCCGTGAGGTGGAGCTTATCCGCGAGTGCTTCCGTCCGGCCGGTGACGGCTGCTGCGACATCAATGCCTCCTCCGCAGAGGGCGGTTATCACGCCTGCATGGGCGTGGTGACGTTTGCCTTCGACTCCATGAAAAACGTCATCCGCGACTACGGTTTCATCTTTGCCGATGAGCTGATTGTGCTGCTCGCAGACACCCTTGTCGCCTCCGCGCCTGAGTCCGCCCTTGTTTCCCGTACGGGCGATTACGAATTTACCATGTTCATCCCCGGCGGCACGGTCAGCATCTGCCGCAAGGTTGCCAAGGAAGCCGTGCGTGCCCTGCGCGACGTACGCCTTGTGCATGAACTCACCGACGACAATGTGGGCGTGAATGCCTGTGCGGGATATGCCGCCTATCCGCAGGATTTTGAAGGCTATCTCTTTGAACGCGAAATCAGCGAGCAGGCCCGCCTGTTATTGAGAAAGTCCCGCATTGCGGCGGGTATTGCCGGAGAGAAGGGCGTGGGAGAGGCCATGGAATATGTCATGGGCTACAACCGCATCCTTGTGGAAGGCGGCAAGGTGCTGGAAACCATGCCCATGAGCCGCGTGATGGTCAGCCTCGGACGATCCATGGGCGCCCGTGAAGGCGGGCGCTATTCCGTGTGGTCCACGGAATATGATTCCCGCAAGATCGCGTCAGCCGAAAACGGCGGCAATGGCCGGAACGGTGCTAAATCGCCCATGTACAAGGGCGAGATTGTGCTCATGGAAATTCGTGAAACGCAGGCGCTGGCGGAGATTATGCATCTTGGCGATCCCACATGGGCCATAGAGCCGGGAGACCGCATCACTCTCATGCCGGAAGAGAAGGGCATTGCCGCTCCCTCGGACTCCGAGGAAGCGCATCTTGACCCCATCACCGGTCTGTATCGCCACAGGGATTTTCTGGCCCGTTTCAGCAGGGAGCGCGAGACCTGTGAGACCTTTGCCGTGGCGCTGCTGCGGTTGACCGGGGCTGACAGAGGCTACGGGAATCGGGCTTCTCATGCCGAGCAGCTTGTGGCCGAAGCGGCGGAAGTCTGTCGCAGCATTCTTGGAGCGGGTGTGCTTGGCGGGCGTTACGGTTTGAATTCGCTCATCTATTTCCATGCCAACGTCACTCCTGCCCAGATGCGTGAACAGTATACCTTTTTGTGCGAAACCCTTGATGCGAAGTTGCAGATTGAGTCTGCGGCCGGCGTGGCCTGCCATCCTTTCCTCAGCTACCGCAGGGCGGACAGCCTTGAGAACTGTCTGAAGGCGTTGGAGTATGCCATGCTCTGCCCCAAGCCCAAGGTCGGCATTATGGATTCACTGGCGCTCAATATTAGTGCGGATAAGCTGTTTTCCAAAGGGGACACCTTTGAAGCCATCGAGGAATACAAGCGTGCCCTGCTGGCCGATAGCGGCAACACCATGGCGTGGAACTCGCTCGGCGTGTGTTATGCCGGACTGGGAAGACCGCAGGAGGCCCGCAAGCAGTTCGAACAGGCGCTGCAGCGCAACCGAAAGGACGTAATGGCCCTCTACAATCTGGGTAACGTCTGTCACACCATGGGCGAAGTGAAGGCTGCCCGCGAATTTTATCGCAAATGCCTGAAGCAGGATCCTTCCCACTTCTTTGCCCTGATACGGCTCGGTCAGCTTTCCGAGGCTGAAAAGAAGTACAGCATTGCCCGCCAGTACTATAACCGCGCGGCCAAGCTGGAAGAGAATCAGGCTCTTGTGCAGCGTCACCTTGCGCGGTTGTGCATGCGGCAGGGGCGTCTGGACGAAGCCCGTGAATGTCTGCATCAGGCGCTTATCCATAACCCGCAGGACGCTCTTGCCCTGCAACTCATGGCCAAACTCTACCTTGATGGCGGTGAGGATCCGGAAATCGCGGAAGTGCTGGCCCGGCAGGCTGCGGCGCTGCGTCCCGATCTGAAGTCCGCATGGCTGGAGCTGGCTCGGGCGTTCGAAGCGCGCGGCAAGCATCAGGATGCCCGCGAAGCGTTGCTTAAGGCCGGTGCGCTTTAA
- a CDS encoding DMT family transporter, which yields MKKFFSRADSGSGSYPSVQTSTAQLPLGPLLRVLAGGTMISFAAVFVKLVNVGPSTSVFYRVFFGGVALLLLALARGERLGASKGIWGIVLAAAFFFALDLEAWHRSILYVGPGLATILGNFQVFILAFIGAVVFRERLSLRLVMALPLAMGGLWLLLGVDMDGLPEGTIPGVIFGLLTAVFYACYILTLRRSQGVSGKLPLIMNMAMVSLGTALFSGISSQFHDVSFVIPTVQDGGYLIAYGLLCQGVGWVLLSSALPKLPAAVAGLLMLIQPTLSFIWDILLFDRPTGPLGLLGACMAIFAIWVGISGQQAVQRRTINK from the coding sequence ATGAAGAAGTTTTTTTCACGGGCCGACTCCGGCTCAGGTTCCTATCCATCCGTTCAGACCTCGACGGCACAGTTGCCCTTGGGGCCCTTGCTGCGTGTACTGGCGGGTGGCACCATGATCAGTTTCGCGGCCGTGTTCGTGAAGCTGGTTAACGTCGGTCCCAGCACCTCCGTCTTTTACCGTGTGTTTTTCGGTGGCGTTGCCCTGCTGCTTCTGGCCCTTGCCAGAGGCGAACGTTTGGGAGCCAGCAAAGGCATATGGGGAATCGTGCTGGCTGCTGCCTTTTTCTTCGCCCTCGATCTGGAGGCATGGCACCGATCCATCCTGTATGTGGGGCCGGGACTGGCAACCATTCTGGGCAATTTTCAGGTGTTCATTCTCGCCTTCATCGGGGCGGTTGTTTTCAGGGAGCGCCTTTCCCTCAGGCTGGTCATGGCGCTGCCGCTGGCCATGGGCGGGCTGTGGCTTCTGCTCGGCGTGGACATGGACGGCCTGCCGGAGGGCACCATTCCCGGTGTCATATTCGGTCTGCTCACCGCCGTGTTCTACGCCTGCTACATTCTCACGCTGCGGCGTTCCCAAGGTGTGTCTGGCAAGCTTCCCCTCATCATGAACATGGCCATGGTCTCGTTGGGCACGGCTCTGTTCAGCGGAATTTCAAGCCAGTTTCATGACGTGTCCTTCGTCATTCCCACCGTGCAGGACGGAGGCTACCTGATAGCGTACGGACTGTTGTGTCAGGGGGTGGGATGGGTACTGCTTTCTTCCGCACTCCCCAAACTTCCCGCCGCGGTGGCTGGGCTGCTTATGCTTATTCAGCCCACGCTTTCCTTCATCTGGGACATTCTGCTTTTTGATCGCCCCACAGGTCCGCTGGGCCTGCTCGGAGCCTGCATGGCCATTTTCGCCATATGGGTGGGCATATCCGGCCAGCAGGCCGTGCAGCGTCGGACCATCAACAAATAG